In a genomic window of Rhodovulum sp. P5:
- a CDS encoding sulfurtransferase TusA family protein gives MADAVLDAKGMNCPMPILKAKKALKDVPTGGTLEIIATDPGSVKDFEAFCNSTGNELVTSEQDGDVYKFLIRHTG, from the coding sequence ATGGCTGATGCGGTTCTGGACGCCAAGGGAATGAATTGCCCGATGCCCATTCTGAAGGCGAAAAAGGCACTGAAGGACGTGCCGACCGGCGGTACGCTGGAAATCATCGCCACCGATCCGGGCTCGGTGAAGGATTTTGAGGCGTTCTGCAATTCCACCGGCAATGAACTGGTGACAAGCGAACAGGACGGCGACGTCTACAAGTTCCTGATCCGTCACACCGGCTGA
- a CDS encoding DsrE/DsrF/DrsH-like family protein, which translates to MLDDTNAKAMTIIVTKGTLDWAYPPFILATTAAAMGIETTMFFTFYGLQLLKKDLKTTINPLGNSAMEMPMGGMHMAMPNIVAAMPGMTALTTNMMKNMLKKKGVASIEELRELAIDADVKMIACQMTMDLFEYKREDMIDGPELGGAASWVDVAAKSDINLYI; encoded by the coding sequence ATGCTCGACGATACCAATGCCAAGGCGATGACCATCATCGTCACCAAGGGAACGCTGGACTGGGCCTATCCGCCCTTCATCCTTGCCACCACCGCCGCCGCGATGGGGATCGAGACCACGATGTTCTTCACCTTCTACGGGCTGCAACTGCTCAAGAAGGACCTGAAGACGACGATCAACCCGTTGGGCAATTCGGCGATGGAAATGCCGATGGGCGGCATGCATATGGCGATGCCGAACATCGTGGCGGCGATGCCGGGCATGACCGCGCTGACCACAAACATGATGAAGAACATGCTCAAGAAGAAGGGCGTCGCCTCCATCGAGGAGCTGCGCGAGCTTGCCATCGACGCGGATGTCAAGATGATCGCCTGCCAGATGACCATGGATCTGTTCGAGTACAAGCGCGAAGACATGATCGACGGCCCCGAACTGGGCGGCGCGGCGTCCTGGGTCGATGTCGCCGCGAAGAGCGATATCAACCTTTACATCTGA
- a CDS encoding glycine cleavage system protein H: MPEVRGCTLPDDLLYDVPNNIWYRDNGDGTLTCGMTMIATGMAGQLVAFTAKKVGKTIKEGKSIATVESGKWVGPAKVGFEAEIVEVNDGLTADPKLANSDPYGAGWMVKVKPSDAGAAMGMLTPGSAVAEPYEAKMAADEFAGCA, encoded by the coding sequence ATGCCTGAAGTGCGCGGTTGTACCCTTCCCGATGACCTTTTGTACGATGTCCCGAACAATATCTGGTATCGCGACAATGGCGACGGCACCCTGACCTGCGGGATGACGATGATCGCCACCGGCATGGCCGGCCAGCTTGTCGCCTTTACCGCCAAGAAGGTCGGCAAGACGATCAAGGAAGGCAAGTCCATTGCCACGGTTGAATCCGGCAAATGGGTCGGCCCGGCCAAGGTGGGCTTCGAGGCCGAGATCGTCGAGGTGAACGACGGCCTGACCGCCGACCCCAAGCTTGCCAATTCCGACCCGTACGGCGCGGGCTGGATGGTCAAGGTCAAGCCCTCCGACGCCGGTGCAGCCATGGGAATGCTGACACCCGGCAGCGCGGTTGCCGAACCCTACGAGGCCAAGATGGCCGCCGACGAGTTCGCGGGCTGCGCCTGA